The proteins below are encoded in one region of Vulpes lagopus strain Blue_001 chromosome 10, ASM1834538v1, whole genome shotgun sequence:
- the MEAK7 gene encoding LOW QUALITY PROTEIN: MTOR-associated protein MEAK7 (The sequence of the model RefSeq protein was modified relative to this genomic sequence to represent the inferred CDS: deleted 1 base in 1 codon), whose protein sequence is MGNVRSQLGQKFCSQFLPEEQAEIDRLFDALSSEKHSSDTSPRSFSLKALKSHIGEALPLEMVTRLYDGMRRVNLMGKAKGPSESVSREQFTMSMSHLLKGNSEEKSLMILKMISATEGPVKAREIQKFTEDLVGSVVHVLNYRQELRGWTPKTGLGPPPRVQVLAAQLFSEMDLRGGEKLPGPQQLDCECDLAMVEAWVFRVPHVATFLSVVIHRGFLLRLPLDLATLVPERHVDQERVFESVLDILSVIYINSHLPREQRHRWRLLFSSKLHGHSFTQLCGHITQQGPCIVLVEDHDGHVFGGFASCSWEVKPQFQGDDTCFLFSISPCMAVYTSTGYNDHYMYLNHRQQTIPNGLGMGGQHNYFGLWIDVDFGKGHSKAKPKCTTYSSPQLSAQENFRFEKMEVWGVGDAPVLQQAKSSRSVLDKNPEAQILLEASGRSRHSEGLRDVPDSE, encoded by the exons ATGGGGAACGTCAGAAGCCAGTTGGGGCAGAAGTTCTGTTCCCAGTTTCTCCCTGAGGAGCAGGCCGAGATTGATAGACTGTTTGATGCTCTGTCATCGGAGAAGCACAGCTCAGACACCTCGCCCCGATCCTTCTCTTTGAAGGCGCTAAAG AGCCACATTGGGGAAGCTCTTCCCCTGGAGATGGTCACCAGACTGTATGATGGCATGCGGAGGGTCAACCTGATGGGGAAGGCAAAGGGGCCCAGCGAGAGTGTCTCCCGCGAGCAGTTCACAATGTCCATGTCCCACTTGTTGAAGGGAAACTCTGAGGAGAAGAGTCTTATGATCCTGAAAATGATTTCTGCCACAGAAGGTCCTGTGAAAGCAAGAGAAATCCAGAAG TTTACAGAGGATCTGGTTGGCTCTGTGGTGCATGTGCTCAACTACAGACAGGAACTGAGAGGCTGGACCCCGAAGACAGGCCTGGGTCCCCCACCCAGGGTGCAAGTGCTAGCTGCCCAGCTCTTCTCCGAGATGGACCTTCGAG GTGGTGAGAAGCTTCCGGGGCCTCAGCAGCTGGACTGTGAGTGTGACCTAGCCATGGTCGAGGCCTGGGTGTTCAGGGTCCCCCATGTAGCCACGTTTCTGAGTGTGGTCATCCACAGAGGCTTTCTCCTGCGCTTGCCCCTTGATCTGGCCACGCTGGTCCCTGAGCGTCACGTTGACCAGGAGAGGGTGTTTGAGAGTGTCCTGGACATCCTGTCGGTCATCTATATCAACTCCCACCTGCCTAGGGAGCAGCGGCACCGCTGGCGTCTGCTCTTCTCGTCCAAGCTCCACGGGCACAGCTTCACCCAGCTCTGTGGGCACATCACCCAGCAGGGCCCGTGCATCGTGCTGGTTGAGGACCATGATGGCCATGTGTTTGGTGGGTTTGCATCCTGTTCCTGGGAGGTCAAGCCTCAGTTTCAAG GCGATGACACTTGCTTCCTGttctccatctccccctgcaTGGCC GTGTACACGTCCACGGGTTACAACGACCACTACATGTACCTGAATCACAGGCAGCAGACCATCCCGAACGGACTG GGCATGGGAGGCCAGCATAATTACTTTGGGCTGTGGATCGATGTGGATTTCGGGAAAGGACACAGCAAGGCCAAGCCCAAGTGTACCACGTACAGTAGCCCTCAGCTGTCAGCCCAGGAGAACTTCAGGTTCGAGAAGATGGAGGTGTGGGGAGTGGGGGACGCCCCGGTGTTGCAGCAG GCCAAGAGCAGCAGGAGTGTCCTGGACAAGAATCCTGAGGCCCAGATCCTGCTGGAGGCCAGTGGGCGGAGTCGCCACAGCGAAGGGCTCCGGGACGTCCCGGATAGTGAATGA